In uncultured Methanobrevibacter sp., the sequence GGAAATGGCAACTTTTTCAGGTTTATATTTAAAAAGCAGTTCGGTATGTTTTTTAAGCATTTCCATTTTTTCTTCAAGTGTTGCTTTTTGAGGAAGTGTTCCGTCTTCAAGGTACTCCACGCACTGCTTTATAATCCATGGATTTCCAAGGGTTCCTCTTCCAATCATTACTGCATCGCAACCTGTTTCATCAATCATTTCTTTAGCATCAAAACAGTTTCTTACATCTCCATTACCAATCACAGGTATTGAAACTAATTCTTTAACGTCTCGAATAATTGACCAGTCAGCATCAATTCCGTATGTATCAAACTTTGTTCTTGGATGTACAGTTATGGCTGATGCACCTGCATCTTCGGCAATTTCGGC encodes:
- a CDS encoding tRNA-dihydrouridine synthase, encoding AEIAEDAGASAITVHPRTKFDTYGIDADWSIIRDVKELVSIPVIGNGDVRNCFDAKEMIDETGCDAVMIGRGTLGNPWIIKQCVEYLEDGTLPQKATLEEKMEMLKKHTELLFKYKPEKVAISKMRVHAAYYLKNQYRSVEIKPKLFKTTTPEELFEIIDNYVESIK